From one Phocaeicola salanitronis DSM 18170 genomic stretch:
- a CDS encoding glycoside hydrolase family protein codes for MMRVFMTMLCSLLTVCSVSAQISRQEGTDGQAAIYRLPLMERAFLCCRYFEGWHSEKHYPYVGWGHKLLPNEKYSARTMTKRDADELLRKDLRKFVAMFRKFGVDSILLGTLAYNVGPAKLLGSKTIPKSTLIKKLEAGDRNIYREYIAFCNYKGKRHAMLLKRRKAEFALLYIP; via the coding sequence ATGATGCGTGTATTCATGACAATGCTCTGTTCACTTCTGACGGTCTGTTCTGTGTCCGCGCAGATCAGCCGCCAAGAGGGAACGGACGGGCAGGCGGCAATCTACCGACTGCCGCTTATGGAACGTGCTTTTTTATGCTGCCGCTACTTTGAAGGCTGGCACTCAGAAAAACACTACCCATACGTCGGTTGGGGTCACAAACTTTTGCCAAACGAGAAGTATTCGGCACGAACCATGACAAAACGGGATGCGGATGAACTTTTGCGGAAAGACCTGCGCAAATTTGTCGCCATGTTCCGTAAATTCGGGGTTGATTCGATTTTGCTTGGCACGTTAGCTTACAATGTGGGACCGGCGAAGCTGTTAGGCAGCAAAACAATCCCCAAAAGCACCTTAATCAAGAAGCTGGAAGCTGGTGACAGGAACATCTACCGTGAGTATATAGCCTTCTGCAACTACAAAGGAAAACGCCACGCCATGCTGCTCAAACGGAGAAAGGCGGAGTTTGCGCTGTTGTATATCCCATAA
- a CDS encoding DUF3873 domain-containing protein encodes MTTRMTINGVSTCAEAGTEKYERFQSGIGRRRRTLVQYDYRHPIDRELFSCVKPTLDECRAARDKWLNAKKGKEDRL; translated from the coding sequence ATGACAACACGAATGACCATCAACGGAGTAAGCACCTGCGCGGAAGCAGGTACGGAGAAATACGAGCGTTTCCAATCGGGTATCGGAAGACGCAGGCGGACACTTGTGCAGTACGACTACCGCCACCCCATAGACAGAGAATTGTTCTCTTGTGTCAAACCCACGTTGGACGAGTGCCGAGCCGCACGGGACAAGTGGCTGAACGCAAAGAAGGGAAAGGAGGACAGACTATGA
- a CDS encoding DUF6956 domain-containing protein → MNTTYQTLIVKFSEPITALDGIFDDTGAWGTDTLKGWIDDYESTRFTATDSHTAVITSEYNMECVKEWLQRQTPISEMREF, encoded by the coding sequence ATGAACACGACCTATCAAACGCTGATAGTCAAGTTCAGCGAACCTATCACGGCATTGGACGGTATCTTTGACGATACCGGAGCGTGGGGAACGGACACCCTCAAGGGGTGGATAGATGATTACGAAAGCACACGTTTCACCGCCACCGACAGCCATACGGCAGTCATCACGAGCGAGTACAATATGGAATGTGTGAAAGAGTGGCTACAACGGCAGACCCCCATTTCCGAAATGCGAGAATTTTGA
- the ltrA gene encoding group II intron reverse transcriptase/maturase: MITRVVHPFNLQRALEHVIANKGSAGVDGVSIRELRKVFSEKKLQLIEAIKQGNYQVQPILGIEIPKGNGKTRLLGVPTTTERVLQQALAQTIAPLFEPEFSNYSYGFRPHKNARQAVGQSRDYIHSGLNHIVDIDLKNFFDEVDHCLLLNLIYQKVKCKATMQLIRKWLRAPIKINGKLRKRRKGVPQGSPLSPLLSNILLHQLDKEMTRRGHKFVRYADDFSIYCKSHNQAKATRVVIEKFLKNKLKLTINEEKSGIRKPIHFTILGFGFVPTYEKGSKNQYQLIVSEKAWKKLKERLKTITRKTTPATFEERIAKIKEVQRGWLNYFQGTSILGKLRDLDGWLRNRLRYCICHHWKKPERKRKNLIRLGVDQDHAYAWSRTRKGGWAIAQSPILGTTITLQRLKKRGYVSLTELHLQLNPSLCEPPST, translated from the coding sequence ATGATAACAAGAGTAGTACATCCGTTTAATCTTCAAAGAGCATTGGAACACGTGATTGCCAATAAAGGTAGTGCGGGTGTTGATGGTGTTTCTATAAGAGAGCTCCGCAAGGTGTTTTCTGAAAAGAAACTACAACTGATTGAAGCAATCAAACAAGGCAACTATCAAGTACAACCCATTTTAGGTATTGAAATTCCGAAAGGAAATGGGAAAACTCGATTATTGGGTGTTCCCACCACTACAGAACGTGTGTTGCAACAAGCCTTAGCACAAACTATTGCACCACTTTTTGAGCCCGAATTTAGTAATTACAGCTATGGATTTAGACCTCACAAGAATGCCCGACAAGCCGTTGGACAATCTCGGGATTACATCCATTCAGGATTAAACCACATTGTGGATATTGACCTGAAAAACTTCTTTGATGAAGTTGACCACTGTTTATTACTGAATTTAATCTATCAAAAAGTGAAATGCAAAGCTACCATGCAACTCATACGCAAATGGCTCAGAGCACCTATTAAAATCAACGGAAAGCTACGAAAGAGAAGAAAAGGCGTTCCGCAAGGAAGCCCTTTAAGTCCATTATTGTCGAACATTTTACTACATCAACTGGATAAGGAAATGACTCGAAGAGGACACAAATTTGTACGTTATGCGGATGATTTTAGTATTTATTGCAAAAGCCACAATCAAGCCAAGGCAACAAGAGTGGTAATTGAAAAGTTTTTGAAAAACAAACTCAAATTAACTATAAATGAAGAAAAGAGTGGTATCAGAAAACCAATCCACTTCACAATTTTGGGTTTCGGATTCGTACCTACGTACGAGAAAGGAAGTAAAAATCAATACCAACTTATTGTATCGGAAAAAGCATGGAAGAAACTAAAAGAACGACTTAAAACAATCACCCGAAAAACCACACCAGCCACATTTGAAGAGCGTATTGCCAAGATAAAAGAAGTGCAACGCGGATGGTTGAACTATTTCCAAGGCACGAGTATTTTGGGCAAATTACGAGATTTAGATGGTTGGCTTCGCAACCGACTGCGCTATTGCATTTGTCATCATTGGAAAAAACCCGAAAGGAAAAGGAAAAACCTGATTCGATTAGGTGTAGACCAAGACCATGCCTACGCTTGGAGCAGAACACGGAAAGGCGGTTGGGCAATAGCACAAAGTCCTATTCTAGGCACTACCATTACTTTACAACGCTTGAAGAAAAGAGGATATGTTTCCTTAACTGAATTACATTTACAACTTAACCCATCTCTTTGCGAACCGCCGAGTACGTGA
- the erm(F) gene encoding 23S rRNA (adenine(2058)-N(6))-methyltransferase Erm(F) — MTKKKLPVRFTGQHFTIDKVLIKDAIRQANISNQDTVLDIGAGKGFLTVHLLKIANNVVAIENDTALVEHLRKLFSDARNVQVVGCDFRNFAVPKFPFKVVSNIPYGITSDIFKILMFESLGNFLGGSIVLQLEPTQKLFSRKLYNPYTVFYHTFFDLKLVYEVGPESFFPPPTVKSALLNIKRKQLFFDFKFKAKYLAFISCLLEKPDLSVKTALKSIFRKSQVRSISEKFGLNLNAQIVCLSPSQWVNCFLEMLEVVPEKFHPS; from the coding sequence ATGACAAAAAAGAAATTGCCCGTTCGTTTTACGGGTCAGCACTTTACTATTGATAAAGTGCTAATAAAAGATGCAATAAGACAAGCAAATATAAGTAATCAGGATACGGTTTTAGATATTGGGGCAGGCAAGGGGTTTCTTACTGTTCATTTATTAAAAATCGCCAACAATGTTGTTGCTATTGAAAACGACACAGCTTTGGTTGAACATTTACGAAAATTATTTTCTGATGCCCGAAATGTTCAAGTTGTCGGTTGTGATTTTAGGAATTTTGCAGTTCCGAAATTTCCTTTCAAAGTGGTGTCAAATATTCCTTATGGCATTACTTCCGATATTTTCAAAATCCTGATGTTTGAGAGTCTTGGAAATTTTCTGGGAGGTTCCATTGTCCTTCAGTTAGAACCTACACAAAAGTTATTTTCGAGGAAGCTTTACAATCCATATACCGTTTTCTATCATACTTTTTTTGATTTGAAACTTGTCTATGAGGTAGGTCCTGAAAGTTTCTTTCCACCGCCAACTGTCAAATCAGCCCTGTTAAACATTAAAAGAAAACAGTTATTTTTTGATTTTAAGTTTAAAGCCAAATACTTAGCATTTATTTCCTGTCTGTTAGAGAAACCTGATTTATCTGTAAAAACAGCTTTAAAGTCGATTTTCAGGAAAAGTCAGGTCAGGTCAATTTCGGAAAAATTCGGTTTAAACCTTAATGCTCAAATTGTTTGTTTGTCTCCAAGTCAATGGGTAAACTGTTTTTTGGAAATGCTGGAAGTTGTCCCTGAAAAATTTCATCCTTCGTAG
- a CDS encoding PcfJ domain-containing protein, giving the protein MKPKTKIQKEVARLSANLRPISATQIDWAYRHCVEHIGYRTKKGNITCSDCGHEWHSDSGLCDTLEGCTCPKCHAELKVQDTRRRIYKETQNFSVITTCKGYQVIRVAQVRCESRKGEPMRFYCHEVVQRWISPDGKVTDMALLRGFLFCYCDVWALGSDMEVRPHNSLYDDVVARSCAYPKMRILPQLRRNGFKGDFHGISPVRLFKALLSDPRIETLMKGGEIEVMKHFLFNTRTADECWASYLIAKRHKYQIDNLSMWCDYLRMLKKLGQDLRNPKNICPEDFMAAHDNATRKIEAIHEKERAAEQRRWEIERREREQQRQLQRKKDAEDFIANKSKFFGLVITDEEIIVKVLESIDEYYNEGKTQGICVFGSGYYKKADTLILSARIGDEIIETVEVDLRTLEVVQCHGKHNQDTEYHERIIDLVNKNANLIRERMKAA; this is encoded by the coding sequence ATGAAACCGAAGACCAAGATACAGAAAGAGGTGGCAAGACTTTCCGCCAACCTTCGCCCCATATCAGCGACACAAATAGATTGGGCATACCGCCACTGCGTTGAGCATATCGGCTACCGCACCAAGAAAGGGAACATCACCTGTTCCGACTGCGGTCACGAGTGGCACAGCGACAGCGGACTATGCGACACCCTTGAAGGCTGCACCTGCCCCAAATGCCATGCCGAACTCAAAGTGCAGGACACACGCAGACGCATCTACAAGGAAACGCAGAATTTCAGCGTGATAACCACCTGCAAAGGGTATCAGGTAATCCGCGTGGCGCAGGTCAGATGCGAGAGCAGGAAAGGCGAACCGATGCGTTTCTACTGCCACGAGGTCGTGCAGCGTTGGATTTCACCCGACGGCAAGGTTACGGACATGGCGTTGCTCCGTGGCTTCCTTTTCTGCTATTGCGATGTGTGGGCATTAGGCAGCGATATGGAGGTAAGACCGCACAACAGCCTATACGATGATGTGGTGGCAAGAAGCTGTGCATATCCAAAGATGAGGATATTGCCCCAACTCAGACGTAACGGCTTCAAGGGCGATTTCCACGGCATCTCCCCCGTGCGTCTTTTCAAAGCCTTGCTTTCAGACCCAAGAATTGAAACCCTTATGAAAGGCGGTGAGATTGAGGTCATGAAACACTTTCTTTTCAATACCCGTACTGCCGATGAATGTTGGGCATCATATCTGATTGCCAAGCGTCACAAGTATCAGATAGACAACCTCTCAATGTGGTGCGACTATCTGCGTATGCTCAAAAAACTCGGTCAAGACCTCCGTAACCCGAAGAACATCTGTCCCGAAGATTTCATGGCGGCACACGACAACGCAACCCGAAAAATTGAAGCCATACACGAGAAGGAAAGAGCCGCAGAGCAACGCCGTTGGGAGATTGAAAGGCGTGAGCGTGAGCAACAGCGACAACTCCAACGAAAGAAAGATGCGGAGGATTTCATCGCCAACAAATCCAAATTCTTCGGCTTGGTAATCACGGACGAGGAAATAATCGTCAAGGTGCTTGAAAGCATAGACGAGTATTACAACGAGGGCAAGACGCAGGGCATCTGCGTGTTTGGCAGTGGATACTACAAGAAAGCCGACACCCTCATACTATCGGCAAGGATTGGCGATGAGATTATTGAAACCGTAGAGGTGGACTTGCGAACCCTCGAAGTGGTGCAGTGCCACGGCAAGCACAACCAGGACACCGAATATCACGAGCGCATCATAGACCTTGTGAACAAGAACGCCAACCTTATCCGTGAGCGGATGAAAGCGGCATAG
- a CDS encoding DUF3872 domain-containing protein, with the protein MNILNNRNKRTSIFKAVALCLIAAMSFTLVSCDDDMDIQQSYPFTVEVMPVPNKVVKGQTVEIRCELKKEGDFSGTLYTIRYFQFEGEGSLKMDNGITFLPNDRYLLENEKFRLYYTAAGDEAHNFIVVVEDNFSNSYELEFDFNNRNVKDDDLTIVPIGNFSPLLK; encoded by the coding sequence ATGAACATACTGAACAACAGAAACAAGAGAACATCAATATTCAAGGCAGTGGCGTTATGCCTGATAGCCGCCATGTCATTCACCCTCGTGTCATGTGACGATGACATGGACATCCAGCAGTCCTATCCCTTCACGGTGGAGGTCATGCCCGTGCCGAACAAGGTAGTAAAGGGGCAGACAGTGGAAATCCGCTGTGAACTGAAAAAGGAGGGCGACTTTTCGGGTACGCTCTATACCATCCGCTATTTCCAGTTCGAGGGGGAAGGCTCGCTCAAAATGGATAACGGCATCACCTTCCTGCCTAACGACCGCTACCTGCTGGAGAACGAAAAATTCCGCCTGTACTACACGGCGGCGGGTGATGAGGCGCATAATTTCATCGTGGTGGTGGAGGATAACTTTAGCAACTCCTACGAACTGGAATTTGACTTCAACAACAGGAATGTAAAGGACGACGATCTTACCATCGTTCCCATCGGCAACTTCAGCCCCTTGTTGAAATGA
- a CDS encoding toprim domain-containing protein — MERTEIDAVRRMPLADFLARLGHEPVRRSGNELWYLAPYRGERTSSFRVNVAKQLWYDFGLGKGGDIFTLAGEFLQSDDFMKQAKFIAEAANMTVAGWEKPVYLSKPTESVFEDVEVAPLLRSLLTEYLEERGIPYAIASRHCCRLNYGVRGKRYFAVGFPNMAGGYEVRSRYFKGCIPPKSVSLVKANDIPADECLVFEGFMDFLSAVTLGVTGNADCLVLNSVANVEKAAGLLDGYGRIGCFLDRDEAGRRTLAALTMRYGERVTDRSSLYDGCKDLNEYLQLTTKKQKNNHLKIEEQ, encoded by the coding sequence ATGGAAAGGACGGAAATAGATGCTGTCAGAAGGATGCCGCTTGCGGATTTTCTCGCACGGCTGGGGCATGAGCCTGTCAGAAGGAGCGGTAACGAGCTGTGGTATCTTGCCCCGTACAGGGGCGAGCGCACATCCTCTTTCCGTGTGAACGTGGCGAAACAGCTCTGGTACGACTTCGGTTTGGGCAAGGGCGGCGACATCTTCACGCTTGCCGGGGAGTTTCTGCAAAGCGATGACTTCATGAAGCAAGCGAAGTTCATAGCGGAAGCCGCCAATATGACGGTTGCCGGATGGGAAAAGCCCGTCTATCTCTCGAAGCCGACCGAATCCGTTTTTGAGGATGTGGAGGTCGCTCCGCTGCTCCGCTCACTGCTGACGGAGTATTTAGAGGAACGGGGCATCCCTTACGCCATCGCATCCCGTCACTGCTGCCGCTTGAACTACGGTGTGCGTGGAAAACGGTATTTTGCCGTTGGCTTTCCGAACATGGCAGGTGGCTATGAAGTCAGAAGCCGATATTTCAAGGGTTGCATACCTCCGAAGTCTGTATCACTGGTAAAGGCGAATGACATCCCGGCTGACGAGTGCCTCGTGTTCGAGGGCTTCATGGACTTTCTCTCTGCCGTGACGCTTGGTGTAACCGGTAACGCTGACTGTCTTGTGCTGAACTCAGTCGCCAACGTGGAGAAGGCGGCGGGATTGCTGGACGGATACGGGCGCATCGGCTGCTTCCTCGACCGTGACGAAGCCGGACGGCGGACGCTTGCCGCACTTACCATGCGATACGGGGAACGTGTCACCGACCGTTCCTCCCTCTATGACGGTTGCAAGGACTTGAACGAGTACCTGCAACTGACAACGAAAAAACAGAAAAACAACCATCTAAAAATCGAAGAACAATGA
- a CDS encoding IS1380-like element IS615 family transposase has product MAKVAIKSERLTPFGGIFPIMEQFTSLLSSTIDSTLGLRCKLYGYQYSEIIRSLLCVYFCGGSCVEDVTAHLMSHLSLHPTLRTCSADTILRAINELTRENISYTSDAGKSYDFNTADTLNTLLLNCLLSTGQLKEGGEYDVDFDHQFIEAEKYDAKPTYKKFLGYRSGVAVIGDMIVGIENSDGNTNVRFHQKDTLKRILERLEEKKLTVKRFRADCGSCSEDIVDEVRKHCRTFYIRANRCCSLYDDIFALRGWKKEEINGIVFELNSILVEKWKGKPYRLVIQRQRRMGSGPDLWEGEYTYRCILTNDYESSMRDIVEFYNMRGGKERVFDDMNNGFGWDRLPKSFMAENTVFLLLTALIRNFYKAIMQRIEVKKFGLKETSRIKTFVFKFISVPAKWIKTARQCVLNIYTDNHAYAEAFKTSSG; this is encoded by the coding sequence ATGGCAAAGGTAGCAATAAAATCCGAAAGACTCACTCCTTTTGGAGGCATATTTCCAATCATGGAGCAATTTACCTCCCTTCTCTCCTCTACAATTGACTCAACACTTGGGTTGAGATGCAAACTCTATGGTTATCAATACAGCGAAATCATCCGCTCCCTCCTATGCGTTTACTTCTGCGGCGGTTCTTGCGTTGAGGATGTCACCGCCCACTTAATGAGTCATCTTTCCCTTCACCCCACACTCCGCACCTGTAGCGCCGACACCATCCTTAGGGCAATAAACGAACTGACCCGGGAAAACATCTCATACACGTCTGATGCCGGAAAGTCCTATGATTTCAATACGGCAGACACACTCAACACATTGCTCCTGAATTGCCTGTTGTCCACAGGGCAGTTGAAAGAGGGCGGGGAGTATGACGTTGACTTTGACCACCAGTTCATTGAGGCGGAGAAGTACGATGCAAAGCCCACGTACAAGAAATTTCTTGGTTACAGGTCCGGTGTGGCCGTTATCGGCGACATGATTGTCGGCATAGAGAACAGCGACGGCAACACCAATGTACGCTTTCACCAGAAGGACACGCTAAAGAGGATTTTGGAGAGACTTGAAGAGAAGAAGCTGACAGTCAAACGCTTCAGGGCCGACTGCGGCTCATGCTCTGAAGACATTGTGGATGAGGTCAGGAAGCATTGCAGGACATTCTACATACGCGCCAACCGCTGCTGCTCGCTCTATGATGACATCTTCGCGCTCAGAGGGTGGAAGAAGGAAGAGATAAACGGCATCGTGTTTGAGTTGAACTCCATTCTCGTTGAGAAGTGGAAGGGCAAACCGTATCGCCTGGTAATCCAGAGACAGAGACGCATGGGCAGTGGACCGGACCTGTGGGAGGGGGAATATACATACCGCTGCATCCTGACCAACGATTACGAATCATCCATGAGGGACATCGTGGAGTTCTATAACATGCGCGGTGGCAAGGAACGCGTCTTTGATGACATGAACAATGGGTTTGGATGGGACAGACTGCCTAAATCCTTCATGGCGGAAAATACCGTGTTCCTGCTCCTGACGGCACTGATACGCAATTTCTACAAGGCCATCATGCAAAGGATTGAAGTGAAGAAGTTCGGGCTCAAGGAAACCAGCCGTATCAAGACGTTTGTCTTCAAATTCATTTCAGTACCTGCCAAGTGGATTAAGACCGCAAGGCAATGTGTGCTGAATATCTACACCGACAACCATGCATATGCAGAAGCCTTCAAAACTTCTTCCGGATGA
- a CDS encoding conjugal transfer protein TraO, whose protein sequence is MRKYIAIIIASLALFTGQAHAQRCLPKMQGIEVRADMADGFNLGGKDGGYSFGAALSTYTKKGNKWVFGGEYLLKNNPYKDTKIPVAQFTAEGGYYFKILSDARKIVFVYAGASALAGYEAVNWGKKVLHDGSTLHDRDAFIYGGALTLDVECYVADRIALLANLRERCLWGGDTRKFHTQFGVGIKFIIN, encoded by the coding sequence ATGAGAAAGTACATCGCAATAATCATCGCGTCGCTTGCCCTTTTTACAGGGCAGGCGCACGCCCAGCGGTGTCTGCCGAAGATGCAGGGCATCGAGGTGAGGGCGGACATGGCGGACGGCTTCAATCTCGGCGGCAAGGACGGCGGGTACAGCTTCGGGGCGGCTCTCTCCACCTACACGAAGAAGGGGAACAAGTGGGTGTTCGGTGGCGAATACCTGTTGAAGAACAATCCCTACAAGGACACCAAGATACCCGTGGCGCAGTTCACGGCGGAGGGCGGCTATTACTTCAAGATACTGTCGGACGCCCGAAAGATTGTTTTCGTCTATGCCGGGGCTTCGGCTCTCGCCGGATATGAGGCGGTAAATTGGGGGAAGAAGGTGCTGCATGACGGCTCCACGCTGCACGACCGGGACGCCTTCATCTACGGCGGTGCGCTGACGCTCGATGTGGAGTGTTACGTGGCAGACCGTATCGCCCTGCTTGCCAACCTGCGGGAGCGTTGCCTTTGGGGTGGCGACACACGGAAGTTCCACACGCAGTTCGGGGTCGGTATCAAGTTCATCATCAACTGA